The Raphanus sativus cultivar WK10039 chromosome 2, ASM80110v3, whole genome shotgun sequence genome includes a region encoding these proteins:
- the LOC108841513 gene encoding uncharacterized protein LOC108841513, translating to MWSRLDIPNYFPTSKPCLSKIFHNQHGMASSNDIRLNDPVVHESGTTLQDAYKQGQREMRLHYRALLRIFKEHVEGVKARHQMEVEFERLQAKLQMLDKVEKVFGPVKEKQRLICELGLAHDRMREVKVPNPDWCKLGEAWLDD from the exons atgtGGAGCAGACTCGACATCCCTAATTATTTCCCAACCTCCAAACCGTGTCTCTCCAAGATCTTCCAT AATCAACACGGTATGGCAAGTTCAAACGATATTCGGCTTAATGATCCGGTTGTTCATGAATCGGGAACAACATTGCAAGATGCTTACAAACAAGGGCAAAGGGAAATGAGGCTTCATTACCGTGCCCTCCTTCGAATTTTCAAGGAGCATGTTGAAGGTGTTAAGGCTAGACATCAGATGGAGGTCGAGTTTGAAAGACTCCAAGCCAAGCTTCAGATGCTTGACAAAGTTGAGAAGGTGTTTGGTCCGGTGAAGGAAAAGCAGAGGCTTATATGTGAGCTCGGACTTGCTCATGATAGGATGCGAGAGGTGAAAGTGCCAAATCCCGATTGGTGCAAATTGGGTGAAGCTTGGTTGGACGATTGA